The following DNA comes from Agromyces mangrovi.
TCGCGCGCACCCTGCAGGCGCTCGCGCACCTGGCGTACCTCCTCGCGCGCCCCGACGAACGCGAGGCGACGTCGGCCGATCTCGAGCAGGTGCTCGGTGGCGAGTCGGCCGCCGGCGACGTCATCGAACGAAACGGATGCCAGCTCGCCGGCGTCGTCCACGGCGTCGACCATCACCACGGGGATGCCGCGCCGCCGCAGCCGCTCGAGCCACGGCCCGGTGTCGGCGAACGGGCTGACGAGCGCGCCCTCGACCTGCACGCGCTCGAACAGCTCGAGGTGGTCGCGCTCCTTCGCGGCGTCGTCGCTGCTGTTGCCGACGAGCACACGGAGGCCCGCAGCGGATGCCGCGTCCTCGGCGCCCGCCACGAGCTCGGCGAAGTACGGGTTGGCGATGTTGATGACCGTCATGCCGAGCAGCCCGCTGCGCCCCGCGCGCAGCTGGCGGGCGGCCTGGAGCGGCACGTACCCCAACTGGTCGGCCGCGTCGCGGACGCGATCGGCGAGCGCCGCGCTCACGAGGTGCGGCCGGTTGAGCGCGTTCGACACGGTGCTGATCG
Coding sequences within:
- a CDS encoding LacI family DNA-binding transcriptional regulator; this encodes MRRVGIRDVAARAGVSISTVSNALNRPHLVSAALADRVRDAADQLGYVPLQAARQLRAGRSGLLGMTVINIANPYFAELVAGAEDAASAAGLRVLVGNSSDDAAKERDHLELFERVQVEGALVSPFADTGPWLERLRRRGIPVVMVDAVDDAGELASVSFDDVAGGRLATEHLLEIGRRRLAFVGAREEVRQVRERLQGARDAVGQVTDASLEPIWTRSSTSEKGLAFGEEIAARDPADRPDGLVVSNDHLAIGLLHGLISKGVRVPEDIAVVGYDDIEFAAIATVPLTSIRQPARDMGRTAAELLQALIAGDADDIERHVVYQPELIVRASTVAG